From the genome of Miscanthus floridulus cultivar M001 chromosome 10, ASM1932011v1, whole genome shotgun sequence, one region includes:
- the LOC136486756 gene encoding cysteine-rich receptor-like protein kinase 29 gives MATDTSGGGKPSLLSILPDLTAEFLKEITDGFSAERKLGEGAFGTVYKGFLQDGQAIAVKKLSDNSPVTPDKQFRNEVGNLRAIQHENIVRLYGYCYEVQRKVIEHNGTHIRVEVSERFLCYEYAANGNLDKCIFDESSRPNWATCFKIIKGICQGLLYLHNGRDMPIVHLNLQPANILLDDNMVPKIADFGLSRIIDEEQTRINTINVVGTKGYMALEYLYRGEISTQSDIYSLGVLIIEITTGQKNSSDNKDMSARSFIDQVRQAWTDEHIASNYSSLDADSLQQVKTCIETGLKCVDIDQKKRPTIVKIVDKLSRWHAH, from the exons ATGGCCACTGACACCAGCGGAGGTGGTAAGCCCAGTCTTCTGAGTATTTTACCGGATCTAACAGCGGAGTTTCTGAAAGAAATTACAGATGGATTCTCCGCTGAGCGAAAGCTGGGGGAAGGCGCATTTGGAACTGTTTACAAG GGGTTTCTGCAAGATGGGCAAGCCATTGCTGTGAAGAAGCTCTCAGATAATTCCCCAGTGACACCTGACAAACAGTTTCGGAATGAGGTTGGGAATCTTAGGGCCATCCAGCATGAGAATATAGTGAGGTTATATGGCTACTGCTATGAAGTGCAGAGGAAAGTGATCGAGCACAATGGAACACACATTCGTGTGGAGGTGTCTGAGCGCTTCCTCTGCT ACGAATATGCTGCGAACGGAAACCTTGACAAGTGCATTTTTG ATGAATCTTCTAGGCCTAATTGGGCAACATGCTTCAAAATAATTAAGGGCATCTGCCAGGGTTTACTATACCTACATAATGGAAGGGACATGCCTATTGTTCATCTGAACCTTCAGCCTGCCAACATATTATTGGATGATAACATGGTGCCAAAAATTGCGGATTTTGGCCTCTCAAGAATCATTGATGAAGAGCAAACTCGAATAAACACAATAAATGTTGTGGGAACAAA AGGGTATATGGCTCTAGAATATCTTTACAGAGGAGAAATCTCAACCCAATCTGACATATACAGCTTAGGCGTACTAATTATTGAGATCACAACTGGACAGAAGAACTCTTCGGATAACAAAGACATGTCTGCAAGGAGCTTTATAGATCAG GTTCGCCAAGCATGGACAGATGAGCACATAGCATCCAATTACTCATCACTAGATGCAGATAGCCTCCAGCAAGTAAAAACATGCATTGAAActgggctaaaatgtgtggatatCGATCAGAAGAAGAGACCAACTATAGTCAAAATTGTTGACAAGCTCAGTAGATGGCATGCTCACTGA